In Pseudochaenichthys georgianus chromosome 6, fPseGeo1.2, whole genome shotgun sequence, a single window of DNA contains:
- the LOC117448309 gene encoding fibroblast growth factor 23-like, with product MHLAFFSLILIAVRMSVPVDCSPRPRGPEQLIQRQQSNFPREAQDDTAGRFFLGTSGSIRKHIHRNFLVILPVRTDTSNFVSIFDLRRKRFLCMDSKGELYNSRQKDREDCLFQRIWLNLSNQRDVFYSTSGGRLLRLEAAELRGTHQEHPGPSPGLVEQLLGPLAKRHRRSEGVNPSDPLRSQPSHSATDHQDVDQVQPDQDQAGAVSKETITSCDDPLRVLQPNGPVSPVKTNIADRAEQE from the exons ATGCACCTGGCTTTCTTCTCACTCATCCTGATAGCCGTACGTATGTCTGTACCGGTGGACTGCTCACCGAGGCCCCGGGGCCCCGAGCAGCTCATACAGCGTCAGCAGAGCAACTTCCCCAGAGAAGCACAGGATGATACAGCTGGACGCTTCTTCCTGGGGACGAGTGGATCAATAAGAAAACATATTCACAGAAACTTTCTGG tTATTTTGCCAGTGCGGACAGATACAAGCAACTTTGTGTCAATATTTGATTTGAGAAGAAAGCGGTTCCTGTGTATGGACTCAAAGGGGGAGCTGTACAACTCT AGGCAAAAGGACAGAGAAGATTGTCTCTTCCAGCGCATTTGGTTAAATCTGTCCAACCAACGTGACGTATTCTACTCCACAAGTGGGGGCCGGCTGCTCAGACTGGAGGCAGCTGAGCTGAGAGGCACTCACCAGGAGCACCCCGGACCCTCCCCCGGCCTGGTGGAGCAGCTCCTGGGTCCCCTGGCGAAGAGACACAGGCGGAGCGAGGGGGTGAACCCCTCTGATCCGCTAAGATCTCAGCCCTCACACTCTGCCACGGATCACCAGGATGTGGATCAGGTGCAGCCGGACCAGGACCAGGCTGGCGCTGTCTCCAAGGAGACCATCACTTCCTGTGACGACCCCCTGAGGGTCCTACAGCCCAACGGGCCCGTCAGTCCTGTCAAGACTAATATTGCAGATCGAGCAGAACAAGAATAA
- the tigara gene encoding probable fructose-2,6-bisphosphatase TIGAR A, whose product MRYSSIVKLQQNMKALTFGLTLVRHGETQYNKEGLLQGQLIDAPLSESGLQQAEAAGCYLKHVLFSNVFVSDMLRARQTAETIMKHNTSCLGLQAVWDPLLKEKSFGTAEGGRVQDLREMAKAAGQNFLDFTPPEGETQEQVKERVKEFVEKMLQKIGAEHWQDRGVEETSPPVPAETSPVEGTADDGVRGVPVHALVVTHGALMRVALCFFVDELHCSVPPGSSKEHVFSLSPNTGLCRFIITVRKEEHTFKLSGIRCVFVHRGDHVQQ is encoded by the exons TGGGGAGACACAGTACAACAAAGAAGGCCTGCTACAAG GTCAGCTCATCGACGCCCCCCTGTCAGAGAGCGGGCTGCAGCAGGCTGAGGCCGCAGGCTGCTACCTGAAACACGTCCTGTTCAGCAACGTGTTCGTCAGTGACATGTTGCGGGCCCGCCAG ACTGCTGAAACAATTATGAAACACAACACCAGTTGTCTTGGTCTGCAGGCTGTGTGGGACCCTTTACTTAAAGAGAAA AGCTTTGGGACAGCGGAGGGGGGGCGGGTGCAGGACCTGAGAGAGATGGCCAAGGCAGCCGGGCAGAACTTCCTAGACTTCACCCCTCCAGAGGGGGAGACTCAGGAGCAG GTGAAGGAGCGGGTCAAAGAGTTTGTGGAGAAAATGCTCCAGAAAATTGGGGCCGAACACTGGCAAGACAGAGGGGTGGAGGAAACGAGCCCACCTGTTCcagcagaaacaagtcctgtggAGGGGACTGCAGACGACGGGGTGAGGGGGGTCCCGGTCCACGCTCTGGTGGTCACACACGGGGCCCTCATGCGTGTGGCCCTGTGCTTCTTTGTGGACGAGCTACATTGCTCCGTGCCTCCGGGTTCTAGCAAAGAACATGTGTTCTCATTGAGTCCGAACACAGGTCTGTGTCGGTTCATAATCACTGTGAGAAAGGAGGAACACACGTTCAAACTGTCAGGGATCCGCTGTGTGTTCGTCCACCGAGGGGACCATGTGCAGCAGTAG